DNA sequence from the Cronobacter turicensis z3032 genome:
GCAGCCCGGAAGATTTCACTGCGCAGGAAGCAGAGACACGCACCCGGTTACGGTTTTCAGTTCAATGGATTATGGGATGATGCGCGTCGGCTTTTCGCCGCGTATTCACGTTGATTGCCTGACAGGAGACCGCCATGTCTGCCAACCATGCTGCCTTTGATGTGATATTTCGCTTTGTTGAAAACTATGTCAGCCCGATAGCTTCCCGCATTTCCGCGCAGCGCCATGTCATGGCCATTCGCGACGGGTTTATCTCCGCCATGCCATTTATGATTGTCGGCTCGTTTTTACTGGTGTTCGCTTACCCGCCTTTTTCACCGGACACTACGCTGGGCTTTGCCCGCGCGTGGCTGGATCTGGCGAAACAGTTTGAAGGGCAGATCCTCACGCCGTTTGATATGACGATGGGGATCATGTCTCTCTACATCTGCGCCGCTATCGCCTATAACCTCGGCAAACACTACGTGAAGTCGCATCAGCTGGACCCTTTCATGTGCGCGATGCTGTCGCTGATGGCGTTTATGCTGGTGGCCGCGCCGAAAACCAAAGGGACGCTGCCAGTAGACAGCCTCGGCGGCACGGGAATTTTCACCGCGATTCTGGTAGCGATTTATTGTGTGGAGATGATGCGCTTTCTGAAGGCGCATAACATCGGCATACGTCTGCCGGACCAGGTGCCGCCGATGATTAAAAACTCCTTCGATCTGCTGATCCCGGTGCTGGTGGTCGTACTGACGCTTTATCCGCTGAGCCTGTTTATCCAGGCGCAATTCGACCTGCTGATCCCGCAGGCGATCATGGCTATCTTCAAGCCGCTGGTCTCAGCGGCCGATTCGCTGCCCGCTATTCTGTTGGCAGTGCTGATTGGGCATCTGCTGTGGTTTGCGGGTATTCACGGCGCGGCGATTGTCTCCGGCATGCTGCAAATGTTCTGGCTGACCAACCTCGGGATTAACCAGACGGCGCTTGCGCAAAGCGCGCCGCTGCCGCACATCTTTATGGAAGCGTTCTGGACCTTCTTTATTGTGATTGGCGGCTCGGGGGCGACGATGGGGCTGGTGTTCTGCTATCTGCGAAGCCGTTCCGCGCATCTGCGCTCGATAGGGCGTCTGAGTATCGTGCCCAGCATTTTCAACATCAATGAGCCGGTGATTTTCGGCACGCCCATCGTAATGAACCCGGTTTTCTTTATTCCGTTTCTGCTGGCCCCGATGCTGAACGCGGTGCTGGCCTGGGCGGCGATGAAATTTGATTTAATCGGACGCGTGATTTCTGTTGTTCCGTGGACCGCGCCTGCGCCGATCGGCGCGGCCTGGGCGTTGGGCTGGGATTTCCGCGCCGCGTTGCTGGTGATTGCGCTTGCGGTGGTGTCGGCCATCATTTACTTCCCGTTCTTTAAAGTCTACGAGAAACAGTTGCTGGCGCAGGAAGCGGAAGAGGCGCTGAAGGAGGCGCAAGGGTCCGGCGAACAGGCGGCCTGATGAGAACACGGCGGGGAGACCCGCCGTTGACTATTTGAGCGTACAGTCGCCGCACTGCTGCACGTCAGGCAGCTTATAGCGCTGGCAGCAGGTGCGGCGCACCAGTAATCCTTCGCGCAGCACCACGGTGCGAAACAGCGGATTTTGCTGTCCATTCAGCAACGTTTTGTCGAAAAAGCAGCTCTGGCGCAGCGCGTTAACGGTCTCTTCGCCGAGCCAGTCTCGCCATTCGCCAAAACACCAGTTAATGAGATAACCGGTATTGCTCCAGATAAGCTTGCCGTTAATATCGCCGGAGGCTTCCAGCGCTTCAACGACCGGCGTTATAACATCCAGCAGCAGCTTCTCCAGCCGTTCGCGCGCCGAAAGGGTGGTTGCGCGGGCAGCTTCTTCCACCGTCAAATAAAAGCAGGCCGCGCGGCCCGTTTCGTGAAACTCGACCGCGAGATTCTCTTCACTCAGATCCAGCGCCTGCGGCTGCGTCAACAGCGCCAGCATCAGCGGCGGCACCAGCAAGCCCAGATACCACTGCGCCCAGAGCGATTTCAGCGGTTTATTTTCACGTACCGCGCCCGGCTGATTGCGGTAGATGTGATCGGAGTAGAGCGCCATTAAGGTGGCGAGCGTCGAAGGCTGCGACCATTCGCTAAAGCTCAGCGCCGCAGAAGGCGGCGTTTCGTCCAGCTTCATGATGTCGTGAAAATGCGCGCGGTGCGTCGTAAACGCGTCACGCAGACGCAACGCCAGCGTCGAAGGCGGACGATGCAGCGGAGCGCGCCAGAGTAATTCATCAACAGCGTGAAGAGAGCGATAAGCCATAGCGTTTTTTGAACAGCAAATCTAAATGATAATGATTGCCAATCCTAACTATAGGCTGAAACGATAGCAAGTTCTTTGACCAGAAACCCGGCGCCGCCGCGCCTGAGTTCAGGCGGCGCGACGGGCGTCGTGGTACAGAATGTGGTTGCGGCCTTTATCTTTAGCGGCGTAGAGCGCTTCATCGGCGCGGCGCAGCGCGTCGTCAATATCGCCATTTTCCAGCGGCGCGATACCGATGCTCAGGGTGACGTTGGTCGCCACGCTTTCATTAAACATATGCGGAATACGCAGATCGTAAACCCGCTGGCGAATGCGTTCGGCTGCAAGGCGCGCACGCGCTTCATCCGCCTCGGTTAATAACACCATAAATTCTTCGCCGCCATAACGGGTGACAATATCACGTGAGCGCACGGCATCGCGGATCGCCGCCGAGACACGCGTCAGCGCCTGGTCGCCCATCATATGGCCGTAATGATCGTTATAGGCTTTGAAATGGTCGATATCCATCAGCAGTACAAACAGTTGTCCGGCGTCGGGCGGCAGATTATCGAAGCGGTTCTGAAAGCCGCGGCGGTTACAGAGGCCGGTCAGCGGATCCATCATGCTGAGATCGTTGAGGGTCGCTTTTTCGTCTATTAACTTTTGCACCATTTTACGGGCGGAAATATCGCTGCGACTGGCGATGAAGTGCCGGATAACCAGCCCTACAAAGGGCAGGATCAATGTATAAGCATAAAGAACAGGATGCTGGGCTTTATCCAGCCACAGGATCGTAGCGGTAACCGGCACGCAAAACGCGATAAACGGACCGGGCATATTTATAAAGGACAGCGCGGCAATAAACAGCGTGCCGAGTAAAGTAATAAGCAGGCAGGTACCGTCGTGAAAAACGCACCACGGACTTTTCAGCCAGATATTTACCGACCATAACGCGCCCGTGATTAGCGCTGTCAGGTAAGTCGCCTTCAGACTAAAAACGCGCGTTCTCGCGGGCAGTAGCAGGGCGCCGCACAGCCCGATGACACCCAAGGCAGGCCAGGGAATATGCGGATAATGGTAAAGCGGATCCACGAGATTAAACAGCGCGGAAAAAAGATTAAGAAACAGAAAGAGTTTCAGGGAGAGCTGATATTTTTCTTCCGTCAGGGCTCGCCAGTTATTTGCAGTCATATCCATTGGTGACTTATTTAGCGCTATCAGGTTTTTATAAAAGCCGGATAAAACAGAGGCTTATTATACCGCGAAACAGGGAGTAAGAATTTTCTTAACCAGAGCGGCTAATTTATCACCTTCATTCCGGTATGTCATTATCTCTTAACTTAAGTAAAGCGACGCTAAACTCATATCCGCTGACAAATGAGAATTTATATCATATGATATTGTTTATCATTATCGATACGAGAGGCGAAACGATGTTGTACAGGCGACTGGAAAGTGGTTGGGCCGTCATTTTGCCAGGCACGCTGGTGGCGATGCTGGCCTGGAAGGAACTGAGCTGGGAGGCGTGGCGCGGCATTATTATACTGGCGCTGCTGGCGACTGTCGGCATGCTCTATCATCCACGCCTGCGACATTATGTGTTACTGCCGTCCTGCATCGCTTTCGCCAGCGGATTAATGCTGATCGTATCGCATCTGCATCTGGCGCTGAACTAAGACAAGCACGGGAAAACGGTTGAGGAATAACGAGAAATAAACCCAGGGAAAAGCAGAGGGAAGCAGAAGAAGTGATAAAAGAAGTGGTGCGAGGGGGGGACTTGAACCCCCACGTCCGAAGGACACTAACACCTGAAGCTAGCGCGTCTACCAATTCCGCCACCTTCGCACTGTCTCTTTTATCGTATCGCCATCGCATTGGTGCGAGGGGGGGGACTTGAACCCCCACGTCCGAAGGACACTAACACCTGAAGCTAGCGCGTCTACCAATTCCGCCACCTTCGCGCAGTGCGAGCGATACTTTCTTGCGTGGTCTTTGGTGCGAGGGGGGGGACTTGAACCCCCACGTCCGAAGGACACTAACACCTGAAGCTAGCGCGTCTACCAATTCCGCCACCTTCGCATACCAGCAATACCGGGAAGTATTGCAACCACGGAGGCGCATTCTAGATGTTTTCTGGACTTCGTCAACACTTAATTGCATGCCGCTTTTCTGAATGGTGCAAAAAGCGGCATTCGACGCGTGAACAGGCTTAACGCTTCGCGTTGCGGCCCATTACGGCGCGATAAACCTTAAAGCGGCCGGTTTGCGCCAGCACTTCGTGGTTGCCGAAGGTTTCGTCCAGCACATTGGGATAGGGCAGAAACGCGTTGGCCACAATACGCAGCTCGCCGCCGATATTCAGATGGCGTACAGCGCTGCGGATAAGCGTCTGCGCGGCTTCAAAACTGGTCTCCATGCCATCGTGGAACGGCGGGTTGGAGATAATCATGTCGAAGCGGCCTTTGAT
Encoded proteins:
- the fhuF gene encoding Ferric iron reductase protein fhuF; the encoded protein is MRDAFTTHRAHFHDIMKLDETPPSAALSFSEWSQPSTLATLMALYSDHIYRNQPGAVRENKPLKSLWAQWYLGLLVPPLMLALLTQPQALDLSEENLAVEFHETGRAACFYLTVEEAARATTLSARERLEKLLLDVITPVVEALEASGDINGKLIWSNTGYLINWCFGEWRDWLGEETVNALRQSCFFDKTLLNGQQNPLFRTVVLREGLLVRRTCCQRYKLPDVQQCGDCTLK
- the yjjZ gene encoding Uncharacterized protein yjjZ; this encodes MLAWKELSWEAWRGIIILALLATVGMLYHPRLRHYVLLPSCIAFASGLMLIVSHLHLALN